The following proteins are co-located in the Conyzicola lurida genome:
- a CDS encoding methyltransferase domain-containing protein — MTVDPVHAAYTNRAGEYIEAVGKIEHAAVADRDYVLAWAQSVDGPLLDVGCGPGQWTEFLREAGLDVEGVDLVEAFIDDARQRYPSARYRVGRAEALGVPAGSLGGVLAWYSLIHTDPERLDEPLKEFARAIRPGGSLVIGFFDGVAGESFDHAVATAYYWSVGSLAEWLVRAGFTVTDARTRQDPGVRRHGVIAATKA, encoded by the coding sequence GTGACCGTCGATCCCGTGCATGCCGCGTATACGAACCGAGCCGGCGAATACATCGAGGCCGTCGGGAAGATCGAGCACGCGGCCGTCGCCGACCGCGACTACGTGCTCGCGTGGGCGCAATCCGTCGACGGCCCGCTGCTCGACGTGGGGTGCGGCCCCGGGCAGTGGACGGAGTTCCTTCGCGAGGCAGGACTCGACGTCGAAGGGGTGGATCTGGTGGAGGCGTTCATCGACGACGCCCGCCAGCGCTATCCGTCGGCACGGTACCGCGTCGGTCGCGCTGAGGCCCTGGGAGTGCCAGCCGGCAGCCTCGGAGGCGTGCTGGCCTGGTACTCGCTCATCCACACCGACCCCGAGAGGCTCGACGAACCGTTGAAAGAGTTCGCCCGCGCCATCCGGCCCGGCGGCAGTCTCGTCATCGGCTTCTTCGACGGCGTGGCCGGTGAGTCATTCGACCACGCCGTCGCGACGGCCTACTACTGGTCGGTCGGATCGCTCGCAGAGTGGCTCGTGCGAGCCGGATTCACGGTGACCGACGCGCGAACGCGCCAGGATCCGGGCGTGCGCCGCCACGGTGTGATCGCGGCGACGAAGGCCTAG
- a CDS encoding dihydrofolate reductase family protein, whose protein sequence is MHLVTYTMGVSLDGYVVGPDGTFDWIPLDDEFSHHVVDEIRDVGVHLLGRKLYDDMLYWESADEDPELDPVMREWNSYWKPLPKVVFSTTLTEVRGEARLATGGLAEEIERLRAEPGDGEIAIGGATLAAEAAALDLIDEYRVRFAPVLVGGGLPFFAHEERRVDLELVDSHTFASGLVYLRYRVRR, encoded by the coding sequence ATGCATCTCGTCACCTACACAATGGGCGTCTCGCTCGACGGCTACGTCGTCGGTCCCGACGGCACCTTCGACTGGATTCCCCTCGACGACGAGTTCTCACACCACGTCGTCGACGAGATCCGGGATGTCGGCGTCCACCTGCTCGGGCGGAAGCTCTACGACGACATGCTGTACTGGGAGTCTGCCGACGAGGACCCCGAGCTCGACCCGGTGATGCGGGAGTGGAACTCGTACTGGAAGCCGCTGCCGAAGGTGGTCTTCTCTACGACGCTGACCGAGGTGCGCGGCGAGGCCCGCCTCGCCACCGGCGGTCTGGCCGAGGAGATCGAGCGCTTGCGAGCCGAACCGGGCGACGGGGAGATCGCGATCGGCGGTGCGACTCTCGCGGCGGAAGCCGCCGCCCTCGACCTGATCGACGAGTACCGCGTGCGGTTCGCTCCCGTGCTCGTCGGCGGCGGACTCCCCTTCTTCGCGCACGAGGAGCGTCGCGTCGATCTCGAGCTCGTCGACTCGCACACGTTCGCGTCGGGACTCGTCTATCTGCGCTACCGCGTGCGTCGCTAG
- a CDS encoding GNAT family N-acetyltransferase, which translates to MTRTFENQPDSNRYALRDGDELVAVLDYASNGTAISLTRAFTTPARRGKGFAAELVEYAVDDIEATSDLRIIPMCWYVGEWFDKHPERHGLLER; encoded by the coding sequence GTGACGAGAACCTTCGAAAACCAGCCCGACTCCAACCGATACGCGCTCCGCGACGGTGACGAGCTGGTCGCGGTTCTCGACTACGCGAGCAACGGCACCGCCATTTCCCTGACGCGCGCGTTCACGACACCCGCGCGTCGGGGAAAAGGGTTCGCGGCGGAACTCGTCGAATACGCGGTCGACGACATCGAGGCGACCAGCGACCTGCGCATCATCCCGATGTGCTGGTACGTCGGCGAGTGGTTCGACAAGCACCCGGAGCGACACGGCCTCCTCG
- a CDS encoding LLM class flavin-dependent oxidoreductase translates to MKRIGYLSFGHYQDVPGSLVTTAQDALVQAIELAVAAEEVGVDGAYLRVHHFAPQHASPYPLLAAMAARTSRIELGTGVIDMRYENPLYMAEEAAITDLISNRRLQLGLSRGSPETALRGYESFGYVAAEGETDADLARRHTAIFRAAIDGAGVAQANPQMTRGMGGALAIDPQSPGLNERIWWGSGTRATAKWTAEQGMNLMSSTLLTEDTGVPFDELQAEQIQIFRDEWKEHGHDFEPRVSVSRSIIPLVSDADRAYFGLRGQVEGKDQVGHLDGGLARFGRSFIGEPDVIAEELARDAAVQAADTVLITVPNQLGVEYNAALLESIVKHVAPAAGWR, encoded by the coding sequence ATGAAGCGCATCGGATACCTCTCTTTCGGCCACTACCAGGACGTGCCCGGATCTCTCGTCACCACGGCGCAGGACGCGCTCGTCCAGGCGATCGAGCTCGCCGTCGCCGCAGAAGAGGTCGGAGTCGACGGTGCGTACCTGCGCGTGCACCACTTCGCACCGCAGCACGCCTCGCCCTACCCGCTGCTCGCGGCGATGGCGGCGCGCACCAGCCGCATCGAACTCGGCACCGGCGTGATCGACATGCGCTACGAGAATCCGCTGTACATGGCCGAAGAGGCCGCGATCACCGACCTGATCAGCAACCGCCGCCTGCAGCTCGGCCTCAGCCGCGGCTCGCCCGAGACGGCCCTGCGCGGCTACGAGTCGTTCGGCTACGTGGCAGCCGAGGGCGAGACCGACGCCGACCTCGCGCGCCGGCACACGGCGATCTTCCGCGCCGCGATCGACGGCGCCGGCGTCGCCCAGGCGAACCCGCAGATGACACGGGGCATGGGCGGCGCGCTCGCGATCGACCCGCAGTCGCCCGGACTCAACGAGCGCATCTGGTGGGGGAGCGGCACCCGCGCGACCGCGAAGTGGACCGCCGAGCAGGGAATGAACCTGATGAGCTCGACGCTGCTCACCGAAGACACCGGCGTGCCGTTCGACGAGCTGCAGGCCGAGCAGATCCAGATCTTCCGCGACGAGTGGAAGGAGCACGGCCACGACTTCGAGCCGCGCGTCTCAGTGAGCCGCAGCATCATCCCGCTGGTGTCCGACGCCGACCGCGCCTACTTCGGGCTGCGCGGCCAGGTCGAGGGCAAGGACCAGGTCGGCCACCTCGACGGCGGCCTCGCCCGGTTCGGGCGCAGCTTCATCGGCGAGCCCGACGTGATCGCCGAAGAGCTTGCTCGGGATGCCGCGGTGCAGGCCGCGGATACGGTGCTGATCACCGTTCCGAACCAGCTGGGCGTGGAGTACAACGCCGCGCTGCTCGAGAGCATCGTCAAGCACGTGGCGCCGGCGGCGGGCTGGCGCTAG
- a CDS encoding DUF4177 domain-containing protein — translation MNYVVLQVILKEKMFGTGSGNLTELEGVLNEKAALGYRLHTITTASSGSKGLGGGDRIQATLVFEKL, via the coding sequence ATGAACTACGTCGTCCTCCAGGTCATTCTGAAAGAAAAGATGTTCGGCACCGGGTCGGGGAACCTCACCGAGCTGGAGGGCGTTCTCAACGAGAAGGCAGCCCTGGGCTACCGCCTCCACACCATCACCACCGCGTCGTCCGGCAGCAAGGGACTCGGCGGCGGCGACCGCATCCAGGCGACGCTCGTGTTCGAGAAGCTGTAA